One part of the Malus sylvestris chromosome 2, drMalSylv7.2, whole genome shotgun sequence genome encodes these proteins:
- the LOC126586601 gene encoding uncharacterized protein LOC126586601 codes for MDNEKFLNATQEPKGRRRKWEAFEEEVLLGVLEDFVARKQRCDTGAFKQGTLVEIAKAVNVLCPHSNIKANPHIESKLKKWKKTYSMVVDMINTSGFACNDVKKCVEVDSDDAWQTYVQRNKEADGWRSKPFPLFDRFAYIFGKDRATGNVAETPAQMVEEQSHDHVGESDIRGDNFVSSMNQQSQQSTPSENSQRKRKRAVRSSSDGTEAIISGLKDFYVESGKRMQMVTEALVQGTADHTDIANELEAMGLSPMDQIDALSLILDKPKNVGVFRAIKPKLKKVFVQRLLSDNASG; via the exons atggataacgaaaaatttttgaatgctactcaagagccaaaaggaagaaggcgtaaatgggaagcatttgaggaagaagtattactaggagttcttgaggattttgttgctcggaagcaacggtgtgacaccggtgctttcaaacaaggtactttggttgaaatagcaaaagctgtcaatgttttatgtcctcattcaaatataaaggcaaatccacatattgagtccaagttgaagaaatggaaaaaaacatatagtatggtcgttgacatgataaacacaagtggatttgcatgcaatgatgtcaaaaagtgcgttgaagttgacagtgatgacgcatggcaaacttatgtgcag agaaataaagaagccgatggatggagaagcaaaccttttccactgtttgatagatttgcatatatatttggaaaagatcgggctacgggtaatgtagccgaaacccctgctcaaatggtggaggaacaaagtcatgatcatGTTGGTGAAAGTGATATTAGAGGtgataattttgtttcttcaatgaaccaacaaagccaacaaagcaccccatctgaaaatagccaaagaaagagaaaaagagctgtgagaagttcaagtgatggaaccgaggcaattatcagtggactgaaagatttttatgttgaaagtgggaagaggatgcaaatggtaactgaagctttagttcaaggtactgcagatcatactgacatagctaatgaacttgaagcaatgggtctctctcctatggatcaaattgatgcattgtctcttattttggataaaccaaaaaatgtgggagtgttcagggcaatcaaaccgaaactcaagaaagtgttcgtccaaaggcttttaagcgacaacgcaagcggatga
- the LOC126586591 gene encoding protein ANTAGONIST OF LIKE HETEROCHROMATIN PROTEIN 1-like, which produces MDRRKLLLILLLEMSYLETICICTILVVMMLRGKQRHVERPTLTNRSLIRREISLCYLNGIIGNTDTECVNELRMDRRTFGILCDLLRQDGRVKTDGLVSVEEQMCMTLQILAHHTKNRSVGGRFYRSGETISRYFNSVLQGILRLQGILLKVPQPVPIDSTDPRWRCFKNCLGALYGTHIDVHVPEIDKPRYRTRKGRVATNVLGVCSGDMQFIYVFPGWEGSASDSRVLHDAISRPNGFKVPAGCYYLVDGGYTNGEGFLAPYRGIPYHLSEWEGRTPSNKEEYFNMKHSKARNVIERCFGLLKGRWSILRSPSFYPIRTQGRIITDCCLLHNLIRQEMSVDPMENLPIIEDGQNTEEGEYVGSVQTSDQWTAMRNDMAQEMYNEWRAIRNQQPN; this is translated from the exons atggatcgaaggaagcttttattgatcttattgttagagatgtcttatttggagacaatttgtatttgtacgattcttgtggtgatgatgctacgtggcaaacagagacatgttgaacgacccacattgactaaccgttcacttattagacgagagattagtttgtgttatctgaatggtataatagggaatactgatactgaatgtgtcaacgaattgagaatggatagaaggacttttggcatattatgcgatttacttcgtcaagatgggagggtaaaaactgatggtttggtgtctgtagaggaacagatgtgtatgactttacaaatattagcacatcatactaagaatcgtagtgttggcggtagattttataggtcgggagagactataagtaggtatttcaatagcgtattgcaaggaattttgcgattacaaggtatcctactaaaagtcccccagcctgtgcctattgattctacagatcctaggtggcgatgttttaag aattgcttgggagcattgtatggaacacacattgatgtgcatgtacctgaaattgacaaaccaagataccgaacaagaaagggtcgagtcgcaactaatgtgttaggtgtgtgttcaggagatatgcagttcatatatgtgtttccggggtgggagggttccgcatcagactctagagtgctacatgatgcaattagtaggcctaatggttttaaggtaccagcgg gttgttattaccttgtagatggtggttatacaaatggtgaaggattccttgcaccctatagaggaataccttatcatttatctgaatgggagggacgaacaccttctaataaggaagaatattttaacatgaagcattctaaggcaaggaatgtaattgaacgctgttttggcttgctaaaaggaaggtggtcgatactaaggagtccatctttctatccgataaggacacaaggtcgaataattaccgattgttgcctactacacaatcttattaggcaagagatgtctgtagatccaatggagaatttgccaataatagaagatggacaaaatacagaagaaggtgaatatgttggtagtgTTCAAACATCGGACCAGTGGACTGCAATGAGGAATGATATGGCTCAGGAAATGTATAAtgagtggagagcaattaggaaccagcaaccgaactag
- the LOC126585940 gene encoding beta-D-glucosyl crocetin beta-1,6-glucosyltransferase-like encodes MYVCICVCVSSRGLKIYNHQITSFSQNTNHKKESNFERMVYSQQHRSISILMLPWLAHGHISPFLELAKKLTHKRNNLHFYICSTPVNLTSIKPKLSEKYSHCIEFVELHLPQDELPELPPHYHTTNGLPPHLMSTLKKAFDMSSSNFSNVLQTLKPDLLIYDFLQPWAPSLALSHNIPAVEFCTINAATIISIFANHFKNSSLKFPFPGIHLRDYEIRMFKNQVEFSSNGLKDGDRIQQCSSSSCNIILAKTSREIEAKYIDYLSDLVGKKIVPVGPLVQDPLDQKTDEESPIIQWLNKREKSSVVYVSFGSEYFLSKEEIEEIAHGLELSKVSFIWVIRFPKEDKTTKVEEVLPKGFVERMGERGMIVEGWAPQAKILQHHSVGGFVSHCGWSSVLESIKFGVPIIALPMQLDQPVNAKLVEEVGVGVEARRAEGGGLQREAIAEAIGDVVVKKIGEGVRMKALEVRDNMKEIEDEEINDVLEQLEQLVQLCA; translated from the coding sequence atgtatgtatgtatatgtgtgtgtgtctctTCCCGTggcttaaaaatatataatcatCAGATCACTTCCTTTAGTCAAAACACCAACCACAAAAAAGAGTCAAATTTTGAAAGAATGGTTTATTCTCAGCAGCACAGAAGCATTAGTATTCTTATGCTTCCATGGCTAGCCCACGGTCACATTTCTCCCTTCCTCGAGCTAGCCAAGAAGCTCACCCACAAGAGAAACAATCTTCACTTCTACATTTGTTCCACGCCTGTGAATCTCACCTCCATCAAGCCCAAACTCTCTGAAAAATACTCCCACTGCATTGAGTTTGTGGAACTCCATCTTCCGCAAGATGAGTTGCCTGAACTGCCACCTCACTACCACACCACCAATGGCCTCCCTCCCCATCTCATGTCCACTCTCAAAAAGGCCTTCGACATGTCCAGCAGCAACTTCTCCAACGTCCTCCAAACCCTAAAACCAGATTTGCTCATTTATGATTTTCTCCAACCATGGGCACCCTCTCTAGCTTTGTCGCACAATATTCCGGCCGTTGAGTTTTGTACCATTAACGCTGCCACCATTATTTCAATTTTCGCTAACCATTTCAAGAATTCCAGTCTCAAATTTCCTTTCCCAGGAATCCATCTTCGGGATTACGAGATCAGAATGTTCAAAAATCAGGTGGAGTTTTCATCAAATGGCCTAAAGGACGGAGACCGCATACAGCAGTGCAGTTCTAGTTCTTGCAATATCATTTTGGCGAAGACATCCAGAGAGATTGAAGCGAAATATATCGATTATCTCTCTGATTTAGTCGGGAAGAAGATTGTGCCTGTTGGTCCACTAGTTCAAGACCCACTGGACCAAAAAACCGACGAGGAGTCTCCGATCATCCAGTGGCTGAACAAAAGGGAGAAGTCTTCGGTTGTGTATGTTTCCTTTGGGAGTGAGTACTTTTTGTCCAAGGAGGAAATAGAAGAGATAGCTCATGGGTTAGAGCTCAGCAAAGTGAGTTTCATTTGGGTTATTAGATTTCCCAAGGAAGACAAAACCACTAAAGTTGAAGAAGTATTGCCAAAAGGGTTTGTAGAGAGGATGGGAGAGAGGGGAATGATAGTGGAGGGTTGGGCACCACAAGCAAAGATATTGCAACACCATAGCGTCGGTGGGTTTGTGAGCCACTGTGGATGGAGCTCTGTGTTGGAGAGCATCAAGTTCGGCGTTCCAATTATAGCCCTGCCAATGCAACTTGACCAACCAGTGAACGCCAAACTGGTAGAGGAGGTCGGCGTGGGTGTGGAGGCTAGGAGAGCAGAAGGTGGTGGTTTGCAACGAGAAGCGATTGCAGAGGCGATCGGAGATGTGGTTGTGAAGAAAATTGGAGAGGGCGTGAGAATGAAGGCACTGGAAGTAAGAGACAACATGAAAGAGATTGAGGATGAAGAGATAAATGACGTGCTGGAGCAGCTGGAGCAGCTGGTGCAACTATGTGCATAG